From Salvia splendens isolate huo1 chromosome 16, SspV2, whole genome shotgun sequence, a single genomic window includes:
- the LOC121772163 gene encoding U-box domain-containing protein 11-like, translating into MPGGETSPAEGGATAAPLSLIRDLARISSAGFSGFFKKDCSDLARRVSLLAYLLEEIRDSTKVPEIGGMGSSSCYSFLTDLTMALQAAKRLVFAANNFDNSNDGATKKIYFQFQCVTWKLGIALIDLPYDDFNISEEVQEQVELVRSQLSRANEKYGGPLKSSILYRALSQPLDKEIDPFRSSSGSVGSLHVENIGIIDHEVGQKVEGLLEGNGLENHATDNDIPNVESSRDSSSSLEISPPKDIDSARIESSTCSRNVDENKKLDSPVIPVDFMCPISLELMKDPVIVATGQTYERSYIQRWIDCGNTTCPKTQQNLRHLTLTPNYVLRSLISQWCVKHGVEQMTPLMNGRIKKSDGSFHDVTGEIAAVEALVCKLSSRSTEERRAAVAEIRSLSKRSTDNRILLAEVGAIPILVNLLTCEDAQIQDNAVTSILNLSIYENNKELIMLANAIPSIVQILRAGSMEAKENAAATLFSLSLADENKITIGASGAIPALVELLQNGSPRGKKDAATALFNLCIYHGNKGRAVRAGIITALLKMLTDSSSCMVDEALTILSVLASHQEAKAAIIKASTIPVLIDLLRTGLPRSKENASAILLSLCKRDHENLACLSRLGAVIPLSELAKTGTERAKRKANSLLETLRKSQQA; encoded by the exons ATGCCAGGCGGAGAGACCTCGCCGGCGGAAGGAGGCGCCACGGCTGCCCCGCTGAGCCTAATCCGTGACCTTGCCCGGATATCTAGCGCCGGCTTCTCTGGTTTCTTCAAGAAAGACTGCTCGGACTTGGCCCGCAGAGTCTCACTCTTGGCTTATTTGCTTGAGGAAATTAGGGATTCGACCAAAGTTCCGGAAATTGGGGGCATGGGATCTTCTTCCTGCTATTCCTTCCTCACTGATCTCACAATGGCGCTTCAGGCTGCTAAGAGGCTCGTTTTTGCCGCTAACAACTTCGACAATTCCAAT GATGGGGCAACGAAGAAAATCTACTTTCAGTTTCAGTGCGTGACATGGAAATTGGGCATAGCATTGATCGATTTACCTTATGATGATTTTAACATTTCAGAAGAAGTGCAAGAACAG GTCGAATTAGTTAGATCACAGTTGAGTCGGGCCAATGAAAAATACGGTGGGCCTCTTAAATCAAGCATACTGTATAGGGCACTGTCTCAGCCACTGGATAAAGAGATCGATCCATTTCGATCCAGCAGTGGGTCAGTTGGCAGTCTCCATGTGGAGAATATTGGGATCATTGATCATGAAGTAGGGCAAAAAGTGGAAGGCCTCTTGGAAGGAAATGGTTTAGAAAACCATGCTACAGATAATGATATTCCAAACGTGGAAAGTTCAAGAGATTCGTCCTCATCACTTGAGATCAGTCCCCCTAAGGACATAGATTCTGCGAGGATAGAAAGCTCAACCTGCAGCAGAAATGTCGATGAGAACAAGAAGCTTGATTCTCCTGTTATTCCAGTCGATTTTATGTGTCCCATATCTCTTGAACTTATGAAGGATCCGGTGATTGTGGCCACAGGGCAG ACCTATGAGAGATCTTATATACAGAGGTGGATAGACTGTGGCAACACAACATGCCCAAAAACTCAGCAGAATCTCCGACATCTCACCCTCACTCCAAATTATGTCTTGAGAAGTCTAATATCACAATGGTGTGTGAAACACGGTGTGGAGCAGATGACACCACTGATGAATGGCAGGATAAAAAAGAGTGATGGGTCATTTCATGATGTTACAGGAGAAATAGCAGCTGTTGAGGCTCTTGTTTGTAAACTCTCTAGCAGGTCCACTGAGGAACGTAGGGCTGCAGTGGCTGAAATTCGGTCTCTATCCAAGAGAAGTACAGacaatagaatcttgcttgctGAAGTAGGGGCTATTCCAATCCTTGTCAATCTATTAACATGTGAGGACGCTCAAATTCAAGACAATGCAGTGACTTCTATTCTGAATCTGTCCATTTATGAAAACAACAAGGAACTCATAATGCTTGCAAACGCAATTCCATCTATCGTTCAAATCCTCAGAGCTGGAAGCATGGAAGCAAAAGAGAACGCAGCTGCCACCCTCTTCAGTCTGTCCCTGGCCGAtgaaaacaaaataacaatCGGTGCCTCTGGGGCAATACCAGCTTTGGTGGAGTTACTTCAGAATGGAAGCCCAAGAGGGAAGAAAGATGCTGCAACTGCATTATTCAATTTGTGTATATACCATGGAAACAAGGGACGTGCTGTTAGGGCCGGCATTATTACGGCGTTACTGAAAATGCTGACAGATTCCAGCAGCTGTATGGTTGATGAAGCTCTAACGATTCTGTCTGTCCTAGCAAGCCACCAAGAGGCCAAGGCAGCCATAATCAAAGCTAGCACGATACCGGTGTTGATAGACCTTCTGCGGACAGGTCTGCCTCGTAGCAAGGAGAATGCATCCGCGATCCTACTCTCACTCTGCAAGCGAGATCACGAAAACCTCGCCTGCCTAAGTAGGCTTGGCGCAGTGATACCCCTATCAGAGCTCGCCAAAACGGGCACGGAGAGGGCAAAGAGGAAGGCTAACTCATTGTTGGAGACCCTTCGCAAGTCACAACAGGCGTAA